TGCCAACCATCACGGCGCCGACGAGGCCCGCGATGCCGGCGTTGATGTGCACCACCGTGCCGCCCGCGAAATCCAGCGCGCCCTTGCCGGCGAGCCAGCCGACATTGCCGGCGATCTCGTCGATCTTCGCCTGCGCGGCGGCCTTGGCGGCTTCGTCGCTCGCGGCGGCGAGTTGCGTCGCGGCGTCGACGAGCGCGTTCGGATCGGCCACGCCCCACACCCAGTGCGCGACCGGGAAGTAGATGATCGTCACCCACAGGAAGACGAAGAGCAGCACCGCCGAGAATTTCATGCGCTCGGCGAAGGCGCCGAGGATGAGGGCGGGGGTGATCATCGCGAAGGTCATCTGGAAGGTCAGATAGGCGTATTCCGGGATGACCTTGCCCGGCGTGAAGGTCGGCGAATTGCTCGCGGCCGTCACGCCTTTCAGGAACAGCTTGTTGAAGCCGCCGACGTAATGGTTCAGCGCGCCGCCGTCGCCGAAGGCCAGCGAATAGCCGTAGAAGGTCCAGATCACGCCGACGAGGCAGACGATGGCGAAGGTCTGCGTGAGGATCGACAGCATGTTCTTGGTGCGCACCAGGCCGCCGTAGAACAGCGCGAGGCCCGGGATCGACATCATGAGAACGAGCAGCGTCGAGGTCAGCATCCAGGCGGTGTCGCCCGGATGGGGCGTCGGATCATTGGCGGCGAGCGCCGGGCCCGCCAGCACGAGAAGCGCCGCTCCCGCGAGGGTCGAAGCCGCCAGCGCGCTTCGAGACGAAGGAAGTTTCATGTGGGAAAGCTCCAGATTTGTCGGGGAGAGAGCGATCAGAGCGCGTCGGCGTCGGATTCGCCGGTGCGGATGCGGATGGCCCGCTCCAGCGGGCTGACGAAGATCTTGCCGTCGCCGATCTGGCCGGTGCGCGCCGTGGAGGTGATTGCGTCGACAACCTTGTCGACGACATTGGCGCCGACCGCGACCTCGATTTTGAGCTTGGGGAGGAAGCTGATTGCGTATTCGGCCCCGCGATAGATTTCCGTATGCCCCTTTTGCCGTCCGTAGCCCTTGACTTCAGTCACGGTGAGACCGTGCACGCCGATGTTCGTCAGCGCGTCGCGTACTTCATCGAGCTTGAACGGCTTGATGATCGCTGTCACGATTTTCATCTGCCAATCCTGTTTTGTTATCGACCCCTTAGACGGGCGCCGCTTTTGGAAAGCCGCACGCCGCAGCGGCGCGGTCGCTGGAGAGAGCACTGGCGTGCCCGCGCCACTTGCTTTCAAATGCCGTGCCAGACCGGAAATTTGCAGGAAATCCCGCCAATTGGCGCAATTGCGCGCGTATCCGCGCGGCGGGCGCGGAGGCGGACCGCCGAAGCGTTGACGAAGAAACCCAAGGAGTCGCAGGCGGCGCCGTGAAATTAGGCGGGAGCGCCGCGACGGGGCCGGCGCCTAACTCCTGTGCAGGCGCCTAAAGATTGGTGCGCAGGCGGATGAGGCCTTCCTGCGCCGAGGAGGCGAGGAGGCGGCCGTCGCGTGTGTAGATGCGGCCGAAGGTCAGGCCGCGCGCATGGGAGGCCGCCGGGCTTTCCTGCACGTAGAGCAGCCAGTCGTCGACGCGCGGCCTCGCGTGAATCCACAGCGCGTGGTCGAGACTGGCGACCTGGATGCGCGGGTCGAAAATATTGCGGCCGTGGACCATCAGCGCCGTGTTGAGCAGGGTCATGTCCGAAAGATAGGCGAGCAGCGCCGCATGGGTCGCTTCGTCGTCGGGCAGCGGCTCCTGCACGCGAAACCAGATCAATTGACCGGCGCGGGTGGGGGAAAGCAGCGCCTCGGGCGCCACGACGCGCATATCGAGCGAGCTGGCGCGCTTCTGCCAGGGCTCCGCGGGGGCCGGCAGGAAGGCCTGAAAGCGCTCGATCAGCGCGTCGATGGTCGGCAGGTCTTCGGGCGCCGTCGCCGGCGGCATGTCGGCGGCGTGCGTCAGTCCCGGCTCGCGCAGCTGAAAGGAGGCTTCGAGCGAGAAGATGACGCGCCCGCGCTGCGTCGCTTCGCAGCGGCGGGTTGTAAAACTGCGTCCGTCGCGCACGCGCTCCACCGCGAAATCAATGGGAATGCGCGGATCGCCGGCGAGCACGAAATAGGCGTGCAGCGAATGCGCCGGCCGGTCCGCGGGGACCGTGCGCGTCGCGGCGACGAGCGCCTGCGCGACAACCTGTCCGCCATAGAGATGAGAGCCCGCGGACGCCGGACTGTAACCACGGAAGCGGTCGTCTCCGAGGTCGTCAAGATCGAGGAGGGTGAGGAGTTCGGTCACGCGGCTCTGCCCCCTCCCTGACCCTCCCTCGCCTCGCGGGAGAGAGGACGATCACGATTCACATTTTCGATGAAGGCCGCGCGCCTCTTCCTCTCCCGCGCGGCGGGGGAGGGAGGAGGGCTCTCCCCAGGCAGGCGCGTGTCCATCCAGCGATCAGTCGATCTGCCGCGCTTCTTCGGGCAGCATGATCGGAATGCCGTCGCGGATCGGATAGGCGAGGCGCGCCGAGCGCGAGATCAGCTCCTGCCGGTTGCGGTCGTAATCCAGCGACGATTTCGTCAGCGGGCAAACGAGGATTTCCAGCAGCTTCGGATCGACCTTCGTTCCCTCATGCGCGCCGGTCTCGCTGTTGTCGCCGCCGGCCTCGGTATTCTCGCTCATGCAACATCCTGTTGGTTGGGTGAAGGCTCAGTGCCACTGGGGACGTTCGCCGTCGCGCTGCGCCAGATCGAGTTTGGCGAGCGCGATCAGCGTTTCGGCGCGGGTCTTGAGGTCGATGGCCTCGACCAGCGCCTGTTTCTCATTGGCCCCGAAGGGCGACATCATGGCCAGCGCGTTCACCAGCGTCTCGGTGGGCGCGGCGTCGATGCTCGCCCAGTCTACCTCCAGCTTGGAGGATTCCGCGAAGGTGCGCAACATGGCGATCATGCTTTCGCGGTCCACCGCGTTTTCGCCGGCTCCCGGCAGCAGATCCGCCTCGAAGCCCTCGTAACGCACGCCATAGCGCCGGTAGGCCGAGCCGTCTGTGAGCTCGGCGCCGATGCGGAAGCGGATCACGCCCGTGAGCGTGATGAGATAACGCCCGTCGCCGGTTTCGGAAAAGCGCGTGATGCGGCCCGCGCAGCCGATCTGGAACAGCGGCGGCGGCGTCGCGCCATTGCCGCTGGGCAGGGGCTGGATCATGCCGATGAGCCGCGCGCCGGCGATGGCGTCGTCGACCATCTGCACATAACGCGGTTCGAAAACATTGAGCGGCAACTCTCCACGCGGCAGCAGGACGGCGCCCGTGAGCGGGAACACTGGAAGGACATCCGGCAATTCCCGAATGTCCGAATAGGGGTGATTGAAGCTCATGGCGCGCGGGCGGGGACGCCTCTCCCTTTTACGAGAAGAGCAGCGTGGAGAGGCGGCGCCGCGCCGAAACGGCGGCCTTGTCCATGGGTCCCCACGCCTCGAAAAACTGGACGAGCTGCTTTCTCGCCCCGTCCTCGTTCCAACTACGGTCGCGCCGGATGATTTCAAGGAGGGCCTCGGCGGCTTCCTCGCGCCTGTCGCGGGCGTTGAGCGCCAGCGCAAGGTCGAAGTAAGCCTGAAGGTCGTTCGGGTCGAAATTGATCCGCGCCTTCAAGTCCTCGACCTCGCCGAGATCCTGGGCGGCGGCCGCGTTCTCGATGGCGGCCGCGGCGGCGGCGACCTCCGGGTCCTTGCGGGCGGATTCGGGCAGGCGGTCGAGCAGGGCGCGAGCCGAGTCGAGCTGGCCTGCGGCGATATAAAGTTTCGCCAACAGGGCCACGGCCTTGGGATTGACCGGCTCCTCGTTGACGAGCTCGGAGAGAAGCTCATGGGCGGCGCTGACCTCGCCGGCCTCGATCATGGCCTGCGCGGCTTCCAGCGCGTCCGCGGCGCTGTCCTCGACCGGGCCGACGAGCCGCTCGATGAAGCCCTTGATCTGGCTTTCCGGCAGCGCGCCGACGAAGCCGTCCACCGGCCGGCCGCGCTGGAACGCCACGACCGCGGGGATGGACTTGATGCCGAGCTGCCCGGCGATCTCCGGCTCATTGTCGATGTTCATCTTGACGAGAATGGCCTTCCCGCCCGTGCCGGCGACGACCCGCTCGATCACCGGCGTCAGCTGCTTGCAGGGGCCGCACCAAGGCGCCCAGAAGTCGACAAGCACCACCTGGCGCATGGAGGGGTCGAGAACGTCCTCGCGGAAGCGCTCGACCGTCGTCTCCACGGGACCGGGCCTTCCCTCATTCGCCAAAACCATCGCGCCGCTCCCTCTTGAAAATCATTCCGCCTGTCTGATGAAGGTCAGATAGACCGGACGGCGTCCCGCCGCCATCGCTTTGGCCTCATATTTGGTCTGCGTCCAGCCTTCCCAGGGCGTGAGCCAATCCTGCGCCGTCGCGGCGCGCCAGCGGAATGCGTCGCAAGCGCGCAGGCGGGCGAGCGTCCAGGCGGCGTAGTCGTCGATGTCGGTGGCGAAGCGCAGCTCCGCGCCGGGCCGCAGGACGCGCGCGAGCCGCTCGAGATTTTCAGGCGAGATGAAGCGGCGTTTGCGGTGACGCCGCTTCGGCCAGGGATCCGGATAGAAAATATAGACGCGGGAGAGGCTCGCCGCCGGCAGCCGGTCGAGCACTTCGGCGGCGTCGCCCTGATAGAGGCGGATATTCGCCAGCCCGCGCGCGTCGATGCGCGACAGCAGCTTCGCCATGCCGTTGACGAAGGGCTCGCAGCCGAAGAAGTCCACATCCGGCTCGCACGCGGCGGCCTCGATCAGATGCTCGCCGCCGCCGAAGCCGATCTCGAGCCGGGTTTCACGCCCGGGCCGCAGGGGCAGGGGAGCGGAAAGGTCGAGCGCGAGCTTCGGCAGGAGCTCCGACATCAGTTCGGACTGATGCTGACGCAGCGCCTTGCCCTTGGAGCGGCCGTAAAGACGGCGGCGAAGCGGTTGGGCGTCCTCGGTCATTCTTGCTTGTTTCTGGCGAGGGGCGCGTGATGGGGAAGGCCCCTTCGCTGACCCTCCCCCGCGTCGCGGGAGAGGGGACGCTCGCGATTTACGTTCTCTCTGAAGGCCACAATCTGCGCCCTCTCCCGCGTCAGCGGGGGAGGGTTGGGGTGGGGGCCTCTCAGCGGAAATGCGACTTCAGCTGATCGACGAGATCGGTCTTCTCCCAGGAGAAGCCGCCATCGGCCTCCGGCGCGCGGCCGAAATGGCCGTAGGCGGAGGTGCGGGCGTAGATCGGGCGGTTGAGCTGGAGATGCTCGCGAATGCCGCGCGGCGTCAGACGCACCAGCTGCGGCAGAACCGCCTCCAGCTTGTCTTCCGGCACCTGACCCGTGCCATGCAGGTCGACGTAGATCGACAGCGGCTCGGCGACGCCGATCGCGTAAGCGAGCTGCAGGGTGCAGCGATCCGCGAGACCCGCGGCGACCACGTTCTTGGCCAGATAGCGCGCGGCGTAGGCGGCCGAGCGGTCGACCTTGGTCGGGTCCTTGCCCGAGAAGGCGCCGCCGCCATGCGGGGCCGCGCCGCCATAAGTGTCGACGATGATCTTGCGGCCGGTGAGGCCGGAGTCGCCGTCCGGACCGCCGATGAAGAACTTGCCGGTCGGGTTCACGTGCCAGACGGTGTTGCTGGTGATCCAGTCCGACGGCAGAGCGGCGCGAATATAGGGCTCGGCGATGCGGCGGATGTCCGCCGGCGTGAGGCTCTCATCGACGTGCTGATGCGAGAGCACGATCTGCGTCGCCTCGACCGGCTTGCCGTCGACATAACGCACGGTCACCTGGCTCTTCGCGTCCGGGCCGAGGCCCTTCTCCTTGCCGGAGTGGCGCGCCTGCGCGAGCGACTCGAGAATCTTGTGCGAATAATACAGCGGCGCCGGCATCAGATCGGGGGTCTCGCGGACCGCATAGCCGAACATGATGCCCTGGTCGCCGGCGCCTTCGTCCTTGTTGCCGGCGGCGTCGACGCCCTGCGCAATATCGACGGACTGCTCATGCAGCAGCACTTCGATATTGGCGGTGTTCCAGTGGAAGCCGCGCTGCTCATAGCCGATGGCGCGGATGGCCTCGCGCGCGATCTGGGTGATGCGGTCGAAGGAGATGTGCGGGCCGCGAACCTCGCCGGCGATCACGACGCGATTGGTGGTGGCGAGACACTCGGCGGCGACGCGGATCGCATAAGGATCGATCCCGGCCTTGGGGCCCTCGCGGAAGAACTCGTCCACAATTTCGTCCGAGATGCGGTCGCAAACCTTGTCCGGGTGGCCTTCCGAAACCGACTCGCTGGTGAACAGATAATTCTTCCGGGTCACGTTCCACTCTCCAAATGACCGCAGAGGCGACGAAGCATTCGCGCGATTCTACGAAAGTTAGCCGCGCTGATGTGCCAGCCGCCGTTCGTTTCGTCAAGCCAGAAGGAGGTTCAGCGTTCGTTATAGAGAACTCTGACGGGGGCCGGATCACGCGCCTGCGTCGGCGGTCTCCTCCCCGTCGGCCAGGGTGGTGACGAGGTCGAGAACGCGTTTGCGGACCTTGGGATCCCTGATCCGGGCGAAGGCGCGATTGAGGTGCAGTCCTTCCGCCGTCGAGAGGAAATCAACGACATATTGCGAGGACGACTCCTCGGCGAATCCGGCATTTTCCGACGGCGTCAGGCTGGGCGCCCCTTCGAAGAAGAAGGAGGGGGGAACGTTGAGCGTCTTGGAAATCTGCTGAAGCCGGCTGGCGCCGATGCGGTTCAGCCCTTTTTCGTATTTCTGCACCTGCTGAAAGGTGAGACCCAGGGCGTCGCCCAGTTTTTCCTGACTCATCTTCATCAGGATGCGTTGCATTCGCACACGGCTGCCCACGTGACGATCAATCGGATCTGGCGTTTTCTTCACGATCAATCCTCCTGTCACGTTTTAGCTTACTGCGACCTAAATGCAAACAGAATTAGAAACTTACCGGGGCTAAACCGGAAAAGGTCAAGACTTTCCGATACAAGCGTAACAATAGCTCTCGAAATTAAACCATGCCGCCTAGGT
The DNA window shown above is from Methylocystis echinoides and carries:
- a CDS encoding ammonium transporter, whose protein sequence is MKLPSSRSALAASTLAGAALLVLAGPALAANDPTPHPGDTAWMLTSTLLVLMMSIPGLALFYGGLVRTKNMLSILTQTFAIVCLVGVIWTFYGYSLAFGDGGALNHYVGGFNKLFLKGVTAASNSPTFTPGKVIPEYAYLTFQMTFAMITPALILGAFAERMKFSAVLLFVFLWVTIIYFPVAHWVWGVADPNALVDAATQLAAASDEAAKAAAQAKIDEIAGNVGWLAGKGALDFAGGTVVHINAGIAGLVGAVMVGKRIGYGKEILAPHSLTLSMIGASLLWVGWFGFNAGSNLEANGVTALAFVNTMVATAAAGLSWMITEWLVKGKPSLLGLITGAVAGLVAVTPASGYAGPIGSIVLGLVVSPVCLFFVDVVKHKLGYDDALDVFGVHCIGGITGALATGLLVNPDFGGVGITDYTNLENFAGTYDMMAQMKAQGTAVVATLLFSGIGSAILYKIVDIIVGLRPAPDQEREGLDIADHGERAYNY
- a CDS encoding P-II family nitrogen regulator codes for the protein MKIVTAIIKPFKLDEVRDALTNIGVHGLTVTEVKGYGRQKGHTEIYRGAEYAISFLPKLKIEVAVGANVVDKVVDAITSTARTGQIGDGKIFVSPLERAIRIRTGESDADAL
- a CDS encoding acyl-CoA thioesterase; the encoded protein is MTELLTLLDLDDLGDDRFRGYSPASAGSHLYGGQVVAQALVAATRTVPADRPAHSLHAYFVLAGDPRIPIDFAVERVRDGRSFTTRRCEATQRGRVIFSLEASFQLREPGLTHAADMPPATAPEDLPTIDALIERFQAFLPAPAEPWQKRASSLDMRVVAPEALLSPTRAGQLIWFRVQEPLPDDEATHAALLAYLSDMTLLNTALMVHGRNIFDPRIQVASLDHALWIHARPRVDDWLLYVQESPAASHARGLTFGRIYTRDGRLLASSAQEGLIRLRTNL
- a CDS encoding Trm112 family protein: MSENTEAGGDNSETGAHEGTKVDPKLLEILVCPLTKSSLDYDRNRQELISRSARLAYPIRDGIPIMLPEEARQID
- a CDS encoding LON peptidase substrate-binding domain-containing protein; its protein translation is MSFNHPYSDIRELPDVLPVFPLTGAVLLPRGELPLNVFEPRYVQMVDDAIAGARLIGMIQPLPSGNGATPPPLFQIGCAGRITRFSETGDGRYLITLTGVIRFRIGAELTDGSAYRRYGVRYEGFEADLLPGAGENAVDRESMIAMLRTFAESSKLEVDWASIDAAPTETLVNALAMMSPFGANEKQALVEAIDLKTRAETLIALAKLDLAQRDGERPQWH
- a CDS encoding thioredoxin family protein encodes the protein MVLANEGRPGPVETTVERFREDVLDPSMRQVVLVDFWAPWCGPCKQLTPVIERVVAGTGGKAILVKMNIDNEPEIAGQLGIKSIPAVVAFQRGRPVDGFVGALPESQIKGFIERLVGPVEDSAADALEAAQAMIEAGEVSAAHELLSELVNEEPVNPKAVALLAKLYIAAGQLDSARALLDRLPESARKDPEVAAAAAAIENAAAAQDLGEVEDLKARINFDPNDLQAYFDLALALNARDRREEAAEALLEIIRRDRSWNEDGARKQLVQFFEAWGPMDKAAVSARRRLSTLLFS
- the trmB gene encoding tRNA (guanosine(46)-N7)-methyltransferase TrmB, with translation MTEDAQPLRRRLYGRSKGKALRQHQSELMSELLPKLALDLSAPLPLRPGRETRLEIGFGGGEHLIEAAACEPDVDFFGCEPFVNGMAKLLSRIDARGLANIRLYQGDAAEVLDRLPAASLSRVYIFYPDPWPKRRHRKRRFISPENLERLARVLRPGAELRFATDIDDYAAWTLARLRACDAFRWRAATAQDWLTPWEGWTQTKYEAKAMAAGRRPVYLTFIRQAE
- the metK gene encoding methionine adenosyltransferase; translation: MTRKNYLFTSESVSEGHPDKVCDRISDEIVDEFFREGPKAGIDPYAIRVAAECLATTNRVVIAGEVRGPHISFDRITQIAREAIRAIGYEQRGFHWNTANIEVLLHEQSVDIAQGVDAAGNKDEGAGDQGIMFGYAVRETPDLMPAPLYYSHKILESLAQARHSGKEKGLGPDAKSQVTVRYVDGKPVEATQIVLSHQHVDESLTPADIRRIAEPYIRAALPSDWITSNTVWHVNPTGKFFIGGPDGDSGLTGRKIIVDTYGGAAPHGGGAFSGKDPTKVDRSAAYAARYLAKNVVAAGLADRCTLQLAYAIGVAEPLSIYVDLHGTGQVPEDKLEAVLPQLVRLTPRGIREHLQLNRPIYARTSAYGHFGRAPEADGGFSWEKTDLVDQLKSHFR
- a CDS encoding helix-turn-helix domain-containing protein, with the translated sequence MKKTPDPIDRHVGSRVRMQRILMKMSQEKLGDALGLTFQQVQKYEKGLNRIGASRLQQISKTLNVPPSFFFEGAPSLTPSENAGFAEESSSQYVVDFLSTAEGLHLNRAFARIRDPKVRKRVLDLVTTLADGEETADAGA